In a single window of the Campylobacter iguaniorum genome:
- the pta gene encoding phosphate acetyltransferase translates to MIQFKQNKFQNKEKLVLRSIYVLNSDFENHEFKQNLFEHLGKIYKNIVTFFPISDDNVNICNTVLTKTEAIEQIGNGNKNILLKNMIAKFDSIKADFIIVVGGFIDILDDEIAKNLNSPFLLSKQSKFKSKIFKFDVLSSVENIFTKTSTAITPLRFEMSLYQRAAKNIKTVVLPESDDERVLKAAAILLKSGSVKLILLGNKDEINDKANSLGLDLGGIRIIDHSYNEFSEDFAKTLFELRKEKGMELATAKELMKDRTYFGTMLVYKNIANAMVSGASTTTAETIRPALQFIKMKPGVKSVSGSFIMCLDTQIQLFADCAITPNPTTDQLAGVALSTAKTTKDFGLEPKVAMLSYATGDSAKGDDIEFVAEATNKVRQLDPSLAVDGPIQFDAAVDPKVAAKKLPGSKVAGQANTFVFPNLNCGNICYKAVQRSADALAIGPILQGLNKPVNDLSRGCSVEDIVNTVLISAIQGE, encoded by the coding sequence ATGATACAATTTAAGCAAAATAAGTTCCAAAATAAGGAGAAGCTGGTGTTAAGAAGTATTTATGTTTTAAATTCCGACTTTGAAAATCACGAATTTAAGCAAAATTTGTTTGAGCATTTAGGAAAAATTTATAAAAATATTGTTACATTTTTCCCTATATCTGATGATAATGTGAATATTTGTAACACTGTTCTTACCAAAACAGAGGCAATAGAGCAAATAGGTAACGGCAATAAAAATATACTTTTAAAAAATATGATAGCTAAATTTGACTCTATAAAAGCAGATTTTATCATAGTTGTTGGTGGTTTTATCGATATTTTAGATGACGAAATAGCAAAAAACCTAAACTCTCCATTTTTACTAAGCAAACAAAGCAAATTTAAAAGTAAAATATTTAAATTTGATGTTTTGAGTAGCGTAGAAAATATATTTACCAAAACTAGCACCGCTATAACTCCGCTTAGATTTGAGATGTCACTATATCAAAGAGCTGCAAAAAATATAAAAACAGTAGTTTTGCCAGAAAGCGATGATGAAAGAGTGCTAAAAGCAGCTGCAATACTTCTAAAAAGTGGCTCAGTGAAGCTGATTTTACTCGGCAACAAGGACGAGATAAATGACAAGGCAAATAGCCTTGGGCTAGATCTTGGAGGCATAAGGATTATAGATCATTCATATAATGAGTTTAGCGAGGATTTCGCAAAAACTCTGTTTGAGCTAAGAAAAGAAAAAGGAATGGAGCTGGCAACTGCAAAAGAGCTGATGAAAGACAGAACCTACTTTGGGACTATGCTAGTTTATAAAAATATAGCAAATGCTATGGTAAGTGGAGCTAGCACGACCACAGCTGAGACTATCCGCCCTGCACTTCAGTTTATCAAGATGAAACCTGGAGTTAAAAGCGTGAGCGGAAGCTTTATCATGTGTTTAGATACACAAATTCAGTTATTTGCTGATTGCGCTATCACACCAAATCCCACCACAGACCAGCTAGCTGGCGTAGCACTCAGCACTGCAAAAACAACCAAAGACTTTGGGCTAGAGCCAAAAGTAGCGATGCTTAGCTACGCAACTGGAGATAGTGCAAAAGGAGACGATATAGAGTTTGTAGCTGAGGCGACAAACAAAGTAAGGCAGCTAGATCCAAGCTTAGCAGTCGATGGTCCTATACAGTTTGACGCTGCAGTAGATCCAAAAGTAGCAGCCAAAAAACTGCCGGGCTCAAAAGTCGCTGGCCAGGCAAATACATTTGTGTTTCCAAATTTAAACTGCGGAAATATCTGCTACAAAGCAGTCCAAAGAAGTGCAGACGCTCTTGCCATTGGCCCGATTTTGCAAGGCCTAAATAAACCAGTAAATGATTTAAGTAGGGGTTGTAGCGTAGAAGACATCGTAAATACGGTTTTAATCAGCGCAATACAAGGAGAATAG
- a CDS encoding acetate kinase yields the protein MKILVINSGSSSIKFKLYDMETKTALCKGLVEQIGMPNAHAKIITKNGTVLEKTGYIDDHGLGIDVMNELLFGSKVLSSLDEIDGVGHRVVQGADLFDDAVLIDDEVLETIRNLIPLAPLHNPAHLAGMKETLRIRPDIPNVAVFDTVFHQTMPKSSYMYPLPFEFYEKYKVRKYGAHGTSHQFVAKAGAKVLGIDFDKFSCITLHLGSGASISAIKDGKCIDTTMGLTPLEGLMMGTRCGSIDPAIVPFLMKNANLSGEEIDTIMNKKSGLLAIGGTNDMREIEAKMDAGDENAKLAFDMFVLRIKKYIGAYIAILGEINAIIFTAGIGENDARVREAVCSGLEIFGIRMDKDKNAAPHDEPRWVGLPETKVRIIIVPTDEELAIAEDTVRIINSCKKS from the coding sequence ATGAAAATTTTGGTTATAAACTCAGGAAGTAGCTCTATCAAATTTAAGCTTTATGATATGGAAACTAAAACCGCTCTTTGTAAAGGGCTAGTAGAGCAAATCGGCATGCCAAATGCTCACGCAAAAATCATCACAAAAAACGGAACAGTCTTAGAAAAAACAGGCTATATCGACGATCATGGACTTGGAATAGACGTGATGAATGAGCTACTTTTCGGTAGTAAAGTTTTAAGTAGTTTAGATGAGATTGATGGCGTAGGACACAGAGTAGTTCAAGGCGCAGATCTATTTGATGATGCGGTTTTGATAGATGATGAAGTTTTAGAAACTATAAGAAATCTAATACCTCTAGCTCCACTTCACAATCCAGCCCACCTAGCAGGCATGAAAGAGACTCTAAGGATTCGCCCTGACATTCCAAATGTAGCTGTTTTTGATACTGTTTTTCATCAAACAATGCCAAAAAGCTCATATATGTATCCGCTTCCTTTTGAGTTTTACGAAAAATACAAAGTCAGAAAATATGGTGCTCACGGCACAAGCCATCAGTTTGTGGCTAAGGCTGGAGCGAAGGTACTTGGCATAGATTTTGATAAGTTTAGCTGTATTACCTTGCACCTTGGAAGTGGCGCTAGTATCTCAGCGATAAAAGACGGAAAATGCATAGATACAACTATGGGTTTGACGCCACTTGAAGGACTTATGATGGGGACAAGGTGCGGAAGTATAGATCCAGCCATCGTACCATTTTTGATGAAAAATGCAAATTTAAGTGGTGAAGAAATAGACACCATAATGAATAAAAAAAGCGGTCTTTTAGCCATAGGCGGCACAAACGATATGCGTGAAATAGAAGCCAAAATGGACGCTGGAGATGAAAACGCTAAACTAGCTTTTGATATGTTTGTTTTACGTATCAAAAAATACATCGGCGCATACATCGCAATACTTGGCGAGATAAACGCTATCATTTTTACTGCTGGTATCGGCGAAAATGACGCTAGAGTGCGTGAAGCAGTCTGTAGCGGGCTTGAAATATTTGGTATCAGAATGGATAAAGATAAAAACGCAGCCCCTCACGATGAGCCACGCTGGGTTGGACTTCCTGAGACTAAAGTCCGTATCATCATCGTCCCTACAGATGAAGAGCTAGCCATAGCAGAAGATACAGTTCGCATCATCAACTCTTGCAAAAAATCATAA
- a CDS encoding sensor domain-containing diguanylate cyclase, giving the protein MWLIVLVYASVSLVKEQMEQNSFKYLNEATHQLAADLYKTTDMDRTILTAMASIIANESDDNVLSKVLGGYNSIGSYINYVELLRPDNTMLDSNANVRDVSGVLNFDIESKKGAYVSDIVYSTKDPQKRIIRNAIPVVKNGKTIYILYGVVDLTKFANSYKTNIYDGNAYVYLEDGNTGDFLLDTWHKSFGNISDYSDRSVLSKDDFKDAIINMRNGIDGNLTFISDTTGDILYMNYKPVGINNWNVVVTVQDHYALADSRAVNKIMYQMQLMVGISIFIYVVLVIVMLIHSYHSIKKIGLNDKNTGLQNRNAYDAAISNNKAKKFESLACIFIDVNGLHEINNASGHEKGDELLSYVADNLKEEFNISDIYRAGGDEFIIIIEGMSEETCKAKMEIVNNAINARKYSIAYGISVLKNTTGYSEAIHSADDKMLENKRLHYAKCGRKSR; this is encoded by the coding sequence GTGTGGTTGATAGTATTAGTCTATGCTTCTGTGAGTTTGGTAAAAGAACAAATGGAGCAAAATAGTTTCAAATATCTAAATGAAGCAACGCACCAGCTCGCAGCCGATCTGTATAAAACGACAGATATGGATCGCACTATACTAACAGCAATGGCATCTATAATCGCAAATGAGAGTGATGATAATGTGCTTAGTAAGGTGCTTGGTGGGTATAATAGTATTGGCTCTTATATAAATTATGTTGAGCTACTTCGTCCAGATAATACGATGCTTGATAGCAACGCAAATGTAAGAGATGTGAGTGGGGTGCTGAATTTTGACATTGAGAGTAAAAAAGGCGCTTATGTTTCTGACATAGTATATAGCACAAAAGACCCACAAAAACGTATTATCAGAAATGCAATACCAGTAGTAAAAAATGGCAAAACTATCTATATACTATATGGCGTGGTTGATTTGACTAAGTTTGCTAACTCCTATAAAACAAATATTTATGATGGAAATGCGTATGTCTATCTAGAAGATGGAAATACTGGTGATTTTCTTTTAGATACTTGGCATAAAAGCTTTGGGAATATCTCTGATTATTCTGATAGAAGCGTGCTTTCAAAAGATGATTTTAAAGACGCTATTATCAATATGCGAAATGGTATCGATGGGAATTTGACTTTCATCTCAGATACGACTGGCGATATACTTTATATGAACTATAAACCAGTTGGCATAAATAACTGGAATGTGGTCGTAACAGTCCAAGATCATTATGCATTAGCAGATAGTAGGGCAGTGAATAAAATCATGTATCAAATGCAATTGATGGTTGGAATTTCGATCTTTATATATGTTGTACTAGTTATTGTTATGTTGATACACTCTTATCATTCGATTAAAAAAATCGGGCTCAATGATAAAAATACAGGACTTCAAAATAGAAACGCTTATGACGCAGCTATATCTAATAACAAAGCTAAAAAATTTGAGTCGTTGGCGTGTATTTTTATAGATGTAAATGGACTGCACGAGATTAATAATGCAAGTGGTCACGAAAAGGGAGATGAGTTGCTTTCGTATGTAGCTGATAATCTAAAAGAAGAGTTTAATATATCTGATATTTATAGAGCTGGTGGTGATGAATTTATTATTATTATTGAAGGTATGAGCGAAGAAACTTGCAAGGCTAAAATGGAAATAGTTAATAATGCGATCAATGCTCGCAAATACAGTATTGCTTATGGAATATCAGTACTAAAAAACACCACTGGATACAGTGAAGCTATACATAGTGCAGATGATAAGATGCTTGAAAATAAAAGATTGCACTATGCGAAATGCGGGCGCAAATCAAGGTAA
- a CDS encoding Mur ligase family protein: protein MLENVLLRLGAFIMSVCLGFYLITALQWFSYKFNRIIFHYTKPLWHLYFFILPLAFFALATFLGGYAVFGVSVIFAIILFAWQKKLDKKLVFTSRIKRFFGILVVSSICFLIVSSQIYAVILSLVSAFLLSFACEKLVSISFKMRAKNKILNLPNLKIILITASFGKTSIKNFLYELLKDEFDVIKTPRSVNTLAGIIKDINENLSPNTQIYIVEAGARLRGDIKEISEFLNPQFVIVGEIGTAHLEYFKTIENIRATKLEALLSNRLKYAVLHSSTLKKADENTCIYDTLIHDISSNLDGIKFSMSLEKQTEFSSNLLGSFNAYNIAACVCMALNLGVNLEKLLKSVANLHQVEHRLQKIEAGGKLIIDDSFNGNFKGMSASYELVKSYKGTKVLLTPGIVEGEDSLNEELSKIINETFDIVVITSMANEKSLSKFLNKPEVIILKDKSKMTEFLAENTKAGDLILFSNDAPSFI, encoded by the coding sequence ATGCTAGAAAACGTACTTTTAAGACTTGGAGCTTTTATTATGAGCGTCTGCCTTGGATTTTATCTTATCACGGCTTTGCAGTGGTTTTCGTATAAATTTAACCGCATTATTTTTCATTACACGAAACCGCTTTGGCATCTGTATTTTTTCATCTTGCCTTTAGCCTTTTTCGCGCTAGCCACGTTTTTAGGCGGTTACGCAGTCTTTGGTGTGAGCGTGATTTTTGCCATTATTCTTTTTGCGTGGCAAAAAAAGCTTGATAAAAAGCTGGTTTTTACAAGTAGAATTAAGAGATTTTTTGGTATTTTGGTTGTTAGTTCGATTTGCTTTTTGATTGTGAGTAGCCAAATTTACGCCGTGATTTTATCGCTTGTGAGTGCGTTTTTGCTGAGCTTTGCTTGTGAAAAGCTAGTTTCTATAAGTTTCAAAATGAGAGCCAAAAACAAAATCTTAAATTTGCCAAATCTAAAAATAATTCTCATCACTGCAAGCTTTGGAAAGACTAGTATCAAAAACTTTTTGTATGAACTCCTAAAAGATGAGTTTGACGTGATCAAAACTCCACGCAGCGTAAATACTCTAGCTGGAATTATCAAAGACATAAACGAAAATCTAAGCCCAAATACTCAAATTTACATAGTCGAAGCTGGAGCAAGGCTAAGGGGCGATATCAAGGAGATCAGCGAGTTTTTAAACCCGCAGTTTGTCATCGTGGGCGAGATCGGCACGGCTCACCTTGAATACTTCAAAACAATAGAAAATATACGAGCCACAAAGCTAGAAGCACTTCTTTCAAATAGGCTAAAATACGCAGTTCTTCACAGCTCAACACTTAAAAAAGCTGACGAAAACACGTGCATTTATGATACTTTGATTCATGATATTAGCTCAAATTTAGACGGTATTAAATTTAGTATGTCGCTAGAAAAACAGACTGAGTTTAGCTCAAATTTGCTTGGAAGTTTCAATGCTTATAATATCGCAGCTTGCGTGTGTATGGCTCTGAATTTAGGCGTAAATTTAGAAAAACTGCTTAAAAGTGTGGCAAATTTGCACCAAGTCGAGCATAGACTACAAAAGATTGAAGCTGGTGGAAAGCTTATAATTGATGATAGTTTTAATGGTAATTTCAAAGGCATGAGTGCGAGCTATGAGCTAGTAAAAAGCTATAAAGGCACAAAAGTATTGCTTACTCCTGGCATCGTCGAGGGCGAAGATAGCCTTAATGAAGAGCTTTCAAAAATCATAAATGAGACCTTTGATATAGTCGTGATAACAAGCATGGCAAACGAAAAATCTCTTAGTAAATTTCTAAATAAACCAGAAGTCATCATCTTAAAAGACAAGTCAAAGATGACTGAGTTTTTAGCGGAGAATACCAAAGCTGGAGATTTGATACTCTTTAGCAATGACGCTCCAAGCTTTATTTAG
- a CDS encoding alpha/beta fold hydrolase, which yields MANKHIQVAHHSYTINYEIINQNLENCMLILHGWGANKEIMKKAFASHLSKFKQIYVDLPGFGSSPLDHPLDTKDYAAITKEFLQAINQNPDFIMGHSFGGKVATLLEPKNLILLSTAGIVTQKPFLVRLKIAIFKMLKKLGFGKFYSLFATKDVAGMSKIMYETLKNVVDEDFRDIFANTSSKTLIFWGEGDRATSLRSGETISRLIKGSQFFPLSGDHFFFLLHAKFISGVIGSEVGETC from the coding sequence ATGGCTAACAAACATATCCAAGTAGCACATCATAGCTACACAATAAACTATGAGATAATCAACCAAAATTTGGAAAACTGTATGCTTATCTTGCATGGTTGGGGCGCGAATAAAGAGATAATGAAAAAGGCATTTGCCTCTCATTTGTCTAAATTTAAGCAGATTTATGTGGATTTGCCAGGCTTTGGCTCTAGCCCGCTTGATCACCCACTTGATACGAAAGATTATGCAGCCATCACAAAAGAGTTTTTACAGGCTATAAATCAAAATCCGGACTTCATCATGGGGCATAGTTTTGGTGGCAAGGTCGCTACGCTTTTAGAGCCAAAAAATCTGATTTTACTCAGCACGGCTGGAATAGTCACGCAAAAACCGTTTTTAGTAAGGCTAAAAATCGCCATATTCAAAATGCTTAAAAAGCTTGGTTTTGGTAAATTCTATAGTCTGTTTGCCACAAAAGACGTTGCTGGAATGAGTAAAATTATGTATGAAACGCTCAAAAACGTAGTCGATGAAGATTTTAGAGATATTTTTGCTAATACCAGCTCTAAGACGCTGATTTTTTGGGGGGAAGGCGACAGAGCTACATCGCTAAGAAGTGGCGAAACCATTTCAAGACTTATCAAAGGTAGCCAGTTTTTCCCGCTTAGTGGCGATCATTTTTTCTTTTTACTTCATGCGAAGTTCATATCTGGCGTCATTGGCAGCGAAGTAGGTGAGACATGCTAG
- a CDS encoding type II toxin-antitoxin system Phd/YefM family antitoxin — MATFSKNEVYTATEVVRNFSTILNKVAKAEMKRAFIVKNNRFEAVLLNMDEYERLNEAVVLLEAIYTTRKKEGQNG; from the coding sequence ATGGCTACCTTTAGCAAAAACGAAGTCTACACGGCTACTGAAGTTGTGCGAAACTTCAGCACTATCTTAAACAAAGTCGCAAAAGCTGAGATGAAACGAGCTTTTATCGTCAAAAATAACCGTTTTGAAGCAGTCCTTTTAAATATGGACGAGTATGAAAGGCTAAATGAAGCTGTTGTTTTACTAGAAGCCATATACACAACTCGCAAAAAAGAGGGTCAAAATGGCTAA
- a CDS encoding D-alanine--D-alanine ligase has protein sequence MKFGIVFGGNSFEHEISIVSAIAVKKVLKADLSFIFVDAFRDFYLIDPSDMRANFFSSGKYKNSKKLHLKKGGFATHGLFGTTLLDVECYINLIHGSDGEDGKIAGMFEFFGLNFIGPRLESSVMSFNKELTKLLAVKCDVQMLPYETIKRGEKPQTNLPFILKPARLGSSIGVSVVREEKELDYALDVAFEFDSDVLVEPFMEGIREFNLAGFKAGDEFEFSIIEEPQKKDFLDFEQKYMSFSARSSEEAKIDESIKTELKNAFMAIYNGGAFDGALIRCDFFVLDNKVYLNEINPNPGSMANYLFKDFTSSITRLANSLKMPRNIKIDYKFINSITSNKGKI, from the coding sequence GTGAAATTTGGTATAGTATTTGGTGGCAATAGCTTCGAACACGAAATCAGCATAGTCTCAGCAATCGCTGTAAAAAAAGTCTTAAAAGCAGATCTTAGCTTTATTTTTGTTGATGCTTTTAGAGATTTTTATCTTATCGATCCAAGTGATATGAGAGCGAATTTTTTCAGCAGTGGCAAGTATAAAAACTCAAAAAAACTTCACCTAAAAAAGGGTGGTTTTGCTACTCATGGACTTTTTGGTACTACACTTTTAGACGTGGAATGCTATATAAATTTAATCCACGGCAGTGATGGGGAAGATGGTAAAATCGCTGGTATGTTTGAGTTTTTTGGGCTAAATTTCATAGGTCCTAGACTAGAATCTAGCGTGATGAGTTTCAATAAAGAGCTTACAAAGCTTCTGGCTGTAAAATGTGACGTGCAAATGCTACCTTATGAGACCATAAAACGTGGAGAAAAGCCACAAACTAACTTACCATTTATCCTTAAACCAGCTCGTCTTGGCAGTAGTATTGGAGTGAGCGTTGTGCGTGAGGAAAAAGAGCTTGATTACGCTCTAGACGTGGCTTTTGAGTTTGATAGCGACGTGCTTGTGGAGCCATTTATGGAGGGCATTAGAGAGTTTAATCTTGCTGGATTTAAAGCAGGCGATGAGTTTGAGTTTTCTATCATTGAAGAGCCGCAAAAGAAGGATTTTTTGGATTTTGAGCAAAAATATATGAGCTTTTCAGCTAGAAGCTCTGAAGAAGCAAAGATAGATGAAAGTATCAAAACAGAACTTAAAAATGCGTTTATGGCGATATATAATGGTGGTGCGTTTGATGGAGCTTTGATAAGGTGCGATTTTTTTGTTTTAGATAACAAGGTCTATCTAAATGAGATAAATCCAAATCCAGGAAGCATGGCAAACTATCTATTCAAGGACTTTACAAGCTCTATTACGAGACTGGCAAACTCACTAAAAATGCCAAGAAATATCAAAATCGACTATAAATTTATTAACTCCATTACAAGCAACAAAGGCAAAATTTAG
- the ruvA gene encoding Holliday junction branch migration protein RuvA: MIKAIEGIITKKEPAFVWLKTASGVSYGIFISLFTSASLNKGDKIELMTTQIIREDANLLYGFTKESEQKIFEMLLKVNGIGASTAMAVCSSLSPDEFSKAVLNGDDATIKRVPGIGPKTARTLIAQLSDAKFGEISEMPSYQNEAFMALESLGFKRDKITKVLSECKSEDTALLIKEALKKMA, from the coding sequence ATGATAAAAGCAATCGAAGGAATAATCACTAAAAAAGAACCTGCATTTGTCTGGTTAAAGACAGCTAGCGGGGTTAGTTATGGGATTTTTATCTCACTTTTTACAAGTGCAAGCCTAAACAAAGGCGATAAGATCGAGCTAATGACAACTCAAATCATAAGGGAAGATGCAAATTTGCTTTATGGCTTTACCAAAGAGAGCGAGCAAAAAATCTTTGAAATGCTCTTAAAAGTAAATGGAATAGGCGCTTCGACAGCTATGGCGGTTTGCTCAAGCTTAAGCCCTGATGAGTTTAGCAAGGCAGTTTTAAACGGCGATGATGCGACGATAAAAAGAGTGCCAGGTATCGGTCCAAAGACTGCTAGAACTCTTATCGCTCAGCTAAGTGACGCTAAATTTGGTGAGATAAGCGAAATGCCAAGCTACCAAAACGAAGCATTTATGGCACTTGAGAGCTTAGGATTTAAAAGAGATAAAATAACAAAGGTTTTAAGCGAGTGCAAGAGCGAAGATACTGCTTTGCTTATCAAAGAAGCACTTAAAAAAATGGCTTAA
- a CDS encoding flagellar assembly protein A, translated as MADNEQRLMSPIVVDTKNAYQDLEVIADAAKVDPKYLDFNILSISTKYKIKSDGDFTELSDSERNIFNDDEFISNPDLAISQSYRVEYFDKRGKKEPLLPKISLGVNKNMTKIVATIKEDINVKYEPNFEKELIGSIRKKLLKSEILIGIRDTTLVKEINKITSMLRIKGIIDKSMTFVVASWLDPVLSVDDQINYYYKTKSNKAEESDRVNYSDRGFLQSVVEGEVIIEYIKAKDGQAGRNVKGQLIPVSSAKKANQVEIKVTDNIEVKEDENSVKYISKKNGYVSQDNGTYDVKEELDVNEVSFKTTGSIETSLDSDVKINIKESDILKDAVGAGMSIETNTINVEGNVARGASIKARNVTIGGQTHAKSVIEAQNANIAVHLGRLVCEEAVVDRLENGHIEAKKVTVNSVIGGEIIAAEVHIGTLFSNANITAASLVEIENLKGTNNRIMIDAGRIMDYEDKITQASQKMAKLKAEIISMPKELEKKKNIIDSNKSSVTLIKQRIEELRNGGKTPPQSFIAKLKDFQSLVYEYNLLVKNYGAKKLLLDDLKDDIKKMQSMVFEAKIINKNRWKELNEIKFRLIEPKKDITYVTRENELARLIMLKHLVIDEEDVYEIKRSNEID; from the coding sequence ATGGCCGATAACGAACAAAGATTAATGTCTCCAATCGTCGTAGACACAAAAAACGCCTATCAAGACTTAGAAGTCATAGCAGACGCTGCTAAAGTCGATCCAAAATATTTAGATTTCAATATACTTTCCATCTCGACAAAATACAAAATAAAATCAGATGGGGATTTTACTGAGCTAAGCGATAGTGAGCGAAATATATTTAATGACGATGAGTTTATAAGTAATCCTGATCTTGCCATATCTCAAAGTTATAGGGTTGAATACTTTGATAAAAGAGGTAAAAAAGAGCCACTTTTACCTAAAATTTCACTTGGTGTAAATAAAAATATGACCAAAATAGTAGCTACTATTAAAGAAGATATAAACGTAAAATATGAACCAAATTTTGAAAAAGAACTTATAGGCTCTATCCGTAAAAAACTACTAAAATCAGAAATTTTAATCGGTATCAGAGATACCACGTTGGTTAAAGAAATCAACAAAATAACTTCCATGCTTCGCATAAAAGGTATCATTGATAAAAGTATGACTTTTGTAGTCGCATCTTGGCTAGATCCTGTATTGTCAGTAGATGATCAGATCAATTATTATTATAAAACAAAATCCAATAAAGCAGAAGAATCTGATAGAGTAAATTACTCTGATAGGGGATTTTTGCAAAGCGTTGTTGAGGGCGAGGTCATCATAGAGTATATAAAAGCTAAAGATGGTCAAGCTGGCAGAAATGTCAAAGGTCAGCTCATACCTGTGAGTAGTGCTAAAAAAGCAAACCAGGTAGAGATAAAGGTAACTGATAATATAGAAGTAAAAGAAGATGAAAATAGCGTAAAATATATTTCTAAGAAAAATGGATATGTAAGCCAAGATAATGGAACTTACGATGTCAAAGAGGAGCTAGATGTCAATGAAGTGAGCTTCAAAACAACTGGCTCTATAGAAACAAGCTTAGATTCTGATGTGAAGATAAATATCAAAGAAAGTGATATTTTAAAAGACGCCGTCGGTGCTGGTATGAGCATAGAAACAAACACTATAAACGTCGAAGGAAACGTAGCACGTGGCGCTAGCATAAAGGCAAGAAACGTCACTATAGGTGGTCAAACTCACGCAAAATCAGTTATAGAAGCCCAGAATGCAAATATAGCAGTTCATCTTGGAAGACTAGTTTGTGAAGAAGCTGTCGTAGATAGACTAGAAAACGGTCATATAGAAGCCAAAAAGGTCACTGTAAATTCAGTAATAGGTGGTGAAATAATAGCCGCAGAAGTTCATATCGGAACTCTGTTTTCAAATGCAAACATCACAGCAGCATCTTTAGTCGAGATAGAAAACCTAAAAGGCACAAACAACAGAATAATGATAGATGCTGGACGCATTATGGATTATGAAGATAAGATCACGCAAGCATCGCAAAAAATGGCAAAACTAAAAGCTGAGATAATCTCTATGCCAAAAGAGCTTGAAAAGAAAAAAAATATCATAGACTCCAACAAAAGCTCTGTAACTCTCATAAAACAACGCATAGAAGAGCTAAGAAATGGCGGCAAAACTCCACCGCAATCATTTATCGCTAAGCTAAAAGATTTCCAATCCTTAGTCTATGAGTATAACTTGCTTGTGAAAAATTATGGTGCCAAAAAATTGCTATTAGATGATTTAAAAGATGATATCAAAAAAATGCAAAGTATGGTTTTTGAAGCCAAAATTATCAACAAAAATCGCTGGAAAGAGCTAAATGAGATCAAATTTAGACTAATTGAGCCTAAAAAAGATATAACTTACGTCACAAGAGAGAATGAGCTAGCAAGACTTATCATGCTAAAACATCTCGTCATCGATGAAGAGGATGTATACGAAATCAAAAGATCAAACGAGATAGATTAA
- a CDS encoding CheB methylesterase domain-containing protein — protein sequence MNQKLILIGTSTGGPGHLKKLLHDIILPQNTSIVIAQHMGKSYLPSFVSQFNEEINSQVVLLQKKEILKNKVYICEKNSVILPSKIITADICDQVTIFNPNVNILFSSATQICKYAQVLAILLTGIGDDGATAINELYKSGAQCIAESEETAIAFGMPKRAKELNPKLQSAPLNEIKIKLERFINE from the coding sequence TTGAACCAAAAACTCATACTTATAGGCACATCAACAGGTGGTCCAGGACATCTAAAAAAGCTATTGCATGATATAATTTTGCCACAAAATACATCAATCGTCATAGCCCAACATATGGGAAAATCATACCTGCCAAGCTTTGTATCTCAGTTTAATGAAGAGATAAACTCACAAGTAGTCTTACTCCAAAAAAAAGAGATTTTAAAAAACAAAGTTTATATTTGCGAAAAAAATAGCGTCATCTTGCCATCAAAAATCATCACAGCTGATATTTGTGATCAAGTTACGATATTTAACCCAAATGTAAATATACTATTTAGCTCAGCAACGCAAATTTGCAAATACGCCCAAGTCCTAGCAATACTCTTAACAGGCATAGGTGATGACGGGGCTACTGCGATAAATGAACTATACAAATCAGGCGCTCAGTGCATAGCTGAGAGCGAAGAGACAGCCATAGCCTTTGGTATGCCAAAACGTGCAAAAGAGCTAAATCCAAAACTTCAAAGCGCACCTTTAAATGAGATAAAAATCAAACTTGAAAGGTTTATAAATGAGTGA